From the genome of Acidimicrobiales bacterium, one region includes:
- a CDS encoding alpha/beta hydrolase, with amino-acid sequence MDIPRRTGFVEHDGERIYYETVGGGGVPLVLSHGAGGNHAVWFQQVTAFAADRLVVTWDHRGFGRSTDAADLSGPLVAAGDLLAVLDVLGIERADLVGQSMGGWTVVGAALARPGLARSLVLADTLGGFTSPAIEAGLSQRPLDPLGSPDVLGRHPALGSGFSEREPERAHLYQCLGQMGSADSAAVIPRLLAVSHDTAEAQRLTMPVLCIAGDKDPLFPPASIRALADLLPEAQYVEIPGCGHSPYFEDPAEWNSAVKAFLESIVG; translated from the coding sequence ATGGACATCCCGCGCCGCACCGGTTTCGTGGAGCACGACGGCGAGCGCATCTACTACGAGACGGTGGGAGGCGGCGGAGTCCCGCTGGTGCTGAGCCACGGCGCCGGAGGGAACCACGCCGTATGGTTCCAGCAGGTGACGGCATTCGCTGCCGATCGGCTGGTGGTCACGTGGGACCACCGGGGTTTCGGCAGGTCCACCGATGCCGCCGATCTGTCGGGGCCGCTGGTCGCGGCCGGAGACCTTCTGGCGGTTCTCGACGTTCTCGGGATCGAGCGGGCGGACCTGGTCGGCCAGTCGATGGGGGGCTGGACCGTCGTCGGGGCGGCTCTGGCGCGACCCGGACTGGCCAGGAGCCTGGTGCTCGCGGACACCCTCGGCGGTTTCACGTCCCCCGCCATCGAAGCCGGGTTGTCGCAGAGACCGCTGGACCCGCTCGGTTCCCCCGACGTGCTGGGTAGACACCCGGCGCTCGGGTCTGGGTTCTCCGAACGCGAACCCGAGAGAGCCCACCTTTACCAGTGCCTCGGTCAGATGGGCAGCGCCGACTCCGCTGCCGTCATCCCACGGCTTCTCGCTGTCTCCCACGACACCGCCGAGGCCCAGCGTCTCACCATGCCGGTGCTCTGCATCGCAGGGGACAAGGATCCTCTCTTCCCGCCCGCTTCGATTCGCGCGCTGGCGGACCTGCTGCCCGAAGCACAGTACGTCGAGATACCCGGCTGCGGTCACTCCCCCTACTTCGAGGATCCTGCCGAGTGGAACTCGGCGGTGAAAGCCTTCTTGGAATCGATTGTCGGTTAG
- a CDS encoding zinc-binding dehydrogenase, protein MPTDVPETCLQIRSLVTPEATVELSLQTVDVPEPGPRQVVVRVEAAPINPSDLGLLFAGADMGSASTAGSHDLPVVIAPIPPAAMRAMAARMSQSLPVGNEGAGTVVAAGSSPEAQALVGRTVSLAGGAMYTQYRCVDAAICLVLPEGTRAAEGASSFVNPLTALGMVETMRMEGHTGLVHTAAASNLGQMLNRLCIEERIPLVNIVRKSEQEEILRSAGATHVCNSSTPGFMDDLTRALKETGATLAFDAVGGGTLASQILACMEAAASSTGGDYSRYGSSVHKQVYIYGSLDRGPTELTRSFGFAWSLGGWLLTPFLQKIGMEAMARLRDRVASGLQTTFASSYTAEVSLAGALSQDAIANYGRQATGSKYLINPNG, encoded by the coding sequence ATGCCCACCGACGTACCGGAAACCTGCCTGCAGATCCGTTCCCTCGTGACTCCGGAAGCGACGGTGGAGTTGTCACTCCAGACCGTCGATGTCCCAGAGCCGGGCCCGCGCCAGGTGGTGGTCCGCGTCGAGGCTGCCCCGATCAACCCGTCCGACCTGGGCCTGCTCTTCGCTGGCGCGGATATGGGTTCGGCGTCGACGGCCGGCTCGCACGACCTGCCGGTGGTGATCGCGCCGATCCCTCCTGCGGCCATGCGGGCAATGGCAGCGAGGATGAGCCAATCGTTGCCGGTCGGCAACGAGGGAGCCGGCACCGTGGTCGCCGCTGGTTCCTCGCCGGAGGCGCAGGCGCTTGTGGGCAGAACCGTTTCGCTGGCAGGTGGGGCGATGTACACCCAGTACCGCTGCGTCGACGCCGCCATCTGCCTCGTGTTGCCGGAGGGGACGAGAGCGGCGGAGGGGGCGTCGTCGTTTGTCAACCCACTGACCGCTCTCGGCATGGTCGAGACAATGCGGATGGAGGGCCACACCGGCCTCGTGCACACGGCAGCCGCCTCGAACCTCGGGCAGATGCTCAACCGACTGTGCATCGAGGAGCGGATCCCACTCGTGAACATCGTCCGGAAGAGCGAACAGGAGGAGATCCTGCGATCTGCCGGCGCGACGCACGTGTGCAACTCGTCGACTCCTGGATTCATGGACGATCTCACTCGTGCCCTGAAGGAGACCGGCGCGACCCTCGCCTTCGACGCCGTAGGCGGGGGGACGCTGGCGAGCCAGATCCTCGCGTGCATGGAGGCAGCAGCCAGCTCCACCGGCGGCGATTACAGCCGCTACGGCTCATCCGTGCACAAGCAGGTTTACATCTACGGCTCGCTCGACCGCGGTCCTACCGAGCTCACTCGCAGCTTCGGGTTCGCGTGGAGCCTCGGCGGTTGGCTGCTCACTCCGTTCCTCCAGAAGATCGGGATGGAAGCGATGGCACGGCTGCGCGACAGGGTCGCGAGCGGTCTGCAGACGACTTTCGCCAGCTCCTACACGGCAGAGGTATCTCTCGCCGGCGCACTCAGCCAGGACGCCATCGCCAACTACGGCCGGCAGGCCACAGGTTCGAAGTACCTGATCAATCCGAACGGCTGA
- a CDS encoding YihY/virulence factor BrkB family protein, with protein MEQVQAVLRGLDGFQQRHPWAAFPFAVVKKYGDDQAGNQAALIAYYGFFSLFPLMLVAVTVLGIVLAHDPHLQDRVLHSALKNFPVIGTQLRNNVHSLDRTGLGLGLGLVGTFYGARGVASAAQNAFNHAWNVPKSERPGFPFNTLRSFGMIFAVGIGIVLSTALSSFGSGSHSAIGLRIAAYAVALIINFGAFWLGFRLGTAKSIRSMDMWLAAVIAAVLWQILQGFGTFLIAHELKNASEVYGTFAFVIGLLWWIYMQAQFTMYALEIDVVRARRLWPRSLVQPPLTEGDQKAYEIYVEEEKRRRPEVVDVHLDEPVERGEPVGRAARGDGAQR; from the coding sequence ATGGAACAGGTGCAAGCCGTGCTGAGGGGGCTGGACGGCTTCCAGCAACGGCATCCCTGGGCTGCGTTCCCGTTCGCGGTTGTCAAGAAGTACGGCGACGACCAGGCCGGCAACCAGGCCGCGTTGATCGCCTACTACGGGTTCTTCTCCCTGTTCCCCCTGATGCTCGTGGCGGTCACGGTCCTCGGGATTGTCCTGGCCCACGACCCGCACCTCCAGGATCGGGTCCTGCATTCCGCTCTCAAGAACTTCCCGGTAATCGGCACTCAGCTCCGGAATAACGTCCACTCACTCGACCGGACCGGCCTCGGCCTCGGCCTCGGGCTGGTGGGCACGTTCTACGGTGCAAGGGGAGTTGCATCGGCGGCGCAGAACGCCTTCAACCACGCGTGGAACGTCCCCAAATCCGAACGGCCCGGGTTCCCGTTCAACACACTCCGCAGCTTCGGGATGATCTTCGCGGTTGGCATCGGGATCGTGCTCAGCACCGCACTCTCGAGCTTCGGGTCCGGCAGCCACTCCGCGATCGGTTTGCGGATCGCCGCTTACGCGGTCGCTTTGATCATCAACTTCGGCGCGTTCTGGCTCGGCTTCCGGTTGGGTACCGCGAAATCGATCCGGAGCATGGACATGTGGCTCGCGGCCGTGATCGCCGCGGTTTTGTGGCAGATCCTCCAGGGTTTCGGCACCTTCCTGATCGCCCACGAACTGAAGAACGCGAGCGAGGTCTACGGGACTTTCGCCTTCGTGATCGGCCTCCTCTGGTGGATCTACATGCAGGCACAGTTCACCATGTACGCGCTGGAGATCGACGTGGTCCGGGCCCGGCGGCTATGGCCTCGCAGCCTGGTCCAGCCCCCCCTTACTGAAGGTGACCAGAAGGCCTACGAGATCTACGTCGAAGAGGAGAAAAGACGGCGGCCCGAGGTGGTCGACGTCCATCTCGACGAGCCGGTCGAGCGCGGGGAGCCCGTTGGTAGAGCCGCGCGCGGAGACGGCGCACAACGCTGA